The proteins below come from a single Mesobacillus jeotgali genomic window:
- a CDS encoding four-helix bundle copper-binding protein, with product MVNQQYQDCIQACIECIEACNVCFDSCLKEENVKMMAECIRMDRECAEICGMAVTAMQTNSHFVNQICGLCAEICEACGNECKKHDHDHCQKCAEACFKCAEECRKMAS from the coding sequence ATGGTAAATCAACAATATCAGGATTGTATCCAGGCATGTATAGAATGTATTGAAGCCTGTAATGTTTGTTTTGATTCCTGTTTAAAAGAAGAAAATGTAAAAATGATGGCAGAGTGTATCAGAATGGACAGGGAATGTGCTGAAATCTGCGGCATGGCAGTAACGGCAATGCAGACAAACAGCCACTTTGTAAACCAGATTTGCGGGCTGTGTGCGGAAATTTGTGAAGCATGCGGCAATGAATGCAAAAAGCATGACCATGATCATTGTCAAAAATGTGCTGAAGCCTGCTTTAAATGTGCAGAAGAATGTAGAAAGATGGCATCTTAA
- a CDS encoding S8 family peptidase: MSTRKKLYAGTLAVLLGAATIFNAGVTKGEAETNTENTYLVIFKDQQGLPAGYADAIKKAGGQVEDKLDKLGAVEVTSKNGNFLNEVKKSSLVLEAGVENTVYPEQTIEGETVEVEDLTEGADFYNQYMWDIKQVTNDGESWKLPGGTGLSVDGEDIVVGVIDTGIDYNHPDLKDNYAGGKSFVPGYSDPIDQNSHGTHVAGSIAAKGEALGVGPDLKVASYRVFGPTGGAATSHIAEALMTAADDNVDVVNMSLGGYDWFQDPAYATKDIVADVQLFNRAIQYAIQKGVTVVGSAGNNAVDLSSPGKLSGDDTGATHRSPSSQTMIRVSAGGALKNLAFYSNYGVGKIDVMAPGGDLGPNYDPSTGTGRDNSYLAWSTVPVLDANKNVIGHGYGGKGGTSMAAPKTAALAGVVIAKHGKDKLTPAQVKAIIQNSAEDLFKPGYDEQTGHGLINAVNALKLK; encoded by the coding sequence CAGGAACACTCGCTGTCCTTTTGGGAGCGGCTACCATTTTTAATGCAGGTGTAACAAAAGGGGAAGCAGAAACAAATACAGAAAATACATACCTGGTCATCTTTAAAGATCAGCAGGGCCTTCCAGCAGGTTATGCGGATGCAATCAAAAAAGCCGGAGGCCAAGTGGAAGATAAATTGGACAAGCTTGGCGCCGTAGAGGTTACCTCTAAAAATGGAAACTTCTTGAATGAAGTAAAGAAGTCATCTCTCGTCTTGGAAGCTGGTGTAGAGAATACTGTTTATCCTGAACAAACGATTGAAGGAGAGACAGTAGAAGTGGAAGACTTGACTGAGGGTGCTGATTTTTATAATCAATACATGTGGGATATTAAGCAGGTAACTAATGATGGTGAGTCCTGGAAGCTTCCAGGAGGAACTGGGTTGTCTGTAGATGGTGAAGATATTGTTGTCGGTGTCATTGATACTGGAATTGACTATAATCACCCTGATTTGAAGGATAATTACGCAGGCGGAAAGTCATTCGTTCCTGGCTATAGTGATCCAATCGATCAAAATAGCCATGGTACACACGTTGCCGGATCAATTGCCGCTAAAGGTGAAGCTCTTGGTGTGGGACCAGATCTTAAGGTAGCATCATACAGAGTATTCGGTCCAACTGGAGGAGCAGCAACTTCTCATATAGCCGAGGCCCTAATGACAGCTGCAGATGATAATGTTGACGTAGTAAACATGTCTCTCGGTGGGTACGACTGGTTCCAGGATCCTGCATATGCAACAAAAGACATTGTTGCGGATGTTCAATTATTCAATCGCGCGATCCAGTACGCCATCCAGAAAGGTGTAACAGTTGTTGGTTCTGCCGGAAACAACGCTGTGGACCTTAGCAGTCCTGGAAAATTGTCAGGTGATGACACAGGTGCAACACACAGAAGCCCGAGCAGCCAGACAATGATCAGGGTTTCTGCTGGCGGCGCTTTGAAGAATCTTGCATTCTACTCTAACTATGGCGTAGGTAAAATTGACGTAATGGCACCGGGCGGCGACCTTGGTCCAAACTATGATCCTTCCACTGGAACTGGCAGAGATAATAGCTATCTTGCGTGGAGCACAGTACCTGTGTTAGATGCTAATAAAAATGTCATTGGACATGGTTACGGCGGTAAAGGCGGTACTTCAATGGCAGCACCGAAAACTGCTGCTCTTGCAGGTGTAGTAATCGCGAAGCACGGTAAGGATAAGCTTACTCCAGCTCAAGTCAAGGCAATCATCCAAAATTCTGCTGAAGACCTATTCAAACCGGGATATGACGAGCAAACTGGCCATGGTCTGATCAATGCAGTAAATGCACTGAAATTGAAATAA